Part of the Ornithodoros turicata isolate Travis chromosome 6, ASM3712646v1, whole genome shotgun sequence genome, TATGACGCCCTCTTAGATAAGTaggttgatgtgctcgtctttggcccttgttgtactgatgatgccacctggataggcggcAAAACATTTACGCTCCATTTTTAGTCGTTATGttaagcggtgtttgcagtaaaggatgctACATTATAAGGTCATCACCCGgcatttggaatatattttcaagtAAAGTTGTTTTAGAAAGCTCATTACattgtagaaatcattcttgttgcctattgtttaggaGATACCATTTTGCAGTCACGTGGGGCACTGAAGGGCCGATTTCAaaagtaaaggcaatctgatttatgttcttgccgacatggcacagcgtacgcacaaggtagctccatttcaggagcctgggaacactcaaagcaactagtgtgctagcattagatattgtgtgcagcattacatatttgtttttgctagggcaactaagaagggtggatacaAGGACAATTACAACCTGCTTCCAcagaagacactcagattcattagcaatttcctgcaagagagctaaggcttttccagattactagaacacGGGTACCTGATTATAGATAACAAGAACTCATACACCAGAGCTCAGTGttacacacaccctgctttccatcaaaactgttaaaagtgttaaaaggtgtgaccccctaAACCTGCACGAAATTCCTGGGGTGTCTTCGCTGGGCACTGTCACTGTTCCTCTcataaggtgctctctatgaacctgactccctgttctggatgcactgcctgagggaactccagcatgctttcccaacatgaatggtTGCAACTTCTACGAgtagtgttgtacttactgaaagcaatatgaaatACTATGACTTCACAggttatgttgatatccttccTAAGACTGAAGAGAGACGTTGCTTGCTCCCTTAattccaaaccgcactatcagacacaagcccacttgccaccaagccgatgAGTATTTCCTCACAGTCAGgacaatcaagggaatcaatcactgaggctcagaaaagctgttttctatgtggATCTCATCCAGGACTGAGACATGACTAGCCCCAAGAAAGCAGCAGGTTTTCTTTGAATTTAGATGtgtcagcttttaatttcctccatccccctttttttatgtagtacctgatttagccttgtacagctttggagattgaggatgtggagatgatgtaagaggtggaattaggctttaggcacaatgaggcaaagtgtgacaacataccttctgagaatgtttatgtatcacacacacaaagagaggttaggtattacaatagatgttacacgtttttcgggttatatttatttattcatgaatacacctcaaaggcccttgcaggcattacatgaggggggacaacaacatgggtcacttaacaaatacagaagttaaaaggaacatgcatatttgaaaaacagactctgcttttcatttgttcatcagtcttgctcaagaaattgtagcaacggtacacaatgtcaggaaaggagtgctcatctatcactccgcaagactcattaaaaaggactgtttcaacacaacatattgaactgaTGAAcgatgcatcatcctgagagctataagtaatcctaaatacagatgctgaattagtttaaatgcgatagacgagctctGCGAAGAGCTGCCTCCAGTTAGgatgttgggtacttgaagcctgtggcagtttccgtgtggaaggctcgccagatcctgttcactgcacaggctgggatgaccatgttcttgtttttcccaagcttgtggcaAAAACACGTTGCGAACTGGCGATATGCAGTATATCCATATCGTCTACGCAGATGTAcgtaaaatatagtttaggcaaacaggtaaccggtcacagtacagggtgtgtgtcaTGGCATTTCCACAGGTACTTGAaagcaggcgcggatctaggggaGGGAGGTCCAGGGGTTTggacccccctcaattccagacttgaacatagggttcaatggaccaatggACCAATTCCAGCGTGCACTTGGCACTTGTTCATAgcggatcccccccccccctcggaaaaatGCCCCTGCTTGAAAGCGACTGTAATTTACCTGCACACGCCCTGTATATTACcacatgctgtattcttttagaaacgaacattttttacttttcagtgaATCGAAAGTAAGAACACTCCATATCGCTAAAAGCCTACGCGAAAAACAtaagcacagggcaatacacaaaAAGGTGACTTAAGACATATCACCTTGACAATTACACAGTGGCATAACActgcttttctccagttcacagttctgtattgtgtcgtcttttatgtGGTGCGCCCTGCACTGGTGTTTTTAGCGACCTTAATGCACGACAAAACCAAttttgagcgcccaaattttaacatcgttcgacagggccaaatgtgacttacttgtgaatatgctCGCTCAtacgttcgcgctgcccacggaattcAATATATGCCATCTTCAGGACAGTCGCATTGAGACATAGAAGTTgcaaatcttcgtgggttgtaatgcactcatattgctgtcattcggctgcgctttcgacctcttgcagcacaagcattcgatctccttccgcattatgacacaccagccgcaccggcaccttaaacaggaagtacgcattaaatatgaggacacaaaatttcagagaacacgtttacatgttcgatcacagtgtgcgttaaaaagctcatcgcttacctgtctgtcgaagacaggcgactgatatcatgtttgcttcatctgtgaccgatgttcgtacaGCTTTGACTTCGGCACGCATTTGCAGCATCGGCGACGTCTCGAAAGCGAGGCttccgaactgttcagcacacagaatttccttctcgatcgcagaaaggtcagaaaaagaTTAcaggctcgaagtctccgcattccttgcttcgacgtccatattgaagatcgctttccggatgccgccgctctcacaaactaacaacagaacttccggtccgggcacccaatgaaacgtgaacctcatgttttcgtcacgcacacagaaattggcggatatccactacaaagaggctagatttcggcgccgattgcgcgagttgaggaggaaaagccaagctggttttcagctccccgtttggcaaactttgccgccgcgcacagccaaaatatttcgcgtgtggcttggaggcatattgtacctttgtaatagatgcaaacgaaagatttgttgaacttctggtcagagtccctttaatacATTGTACaaagcagtggtttatccagaatcccaagcacggacgGGTGTCGGGAaaaattgagggggggggggtcattattatagttacgtcattacagcttaacctACCATTACCGACAATATCTAAAGCTGAAACCGTAAGGGCACCCCCCGTAGGAGGTACGCTGGTGAAAACGTTAGGGGGTGttactgaacatttgggggtgttaggggggtgtaTGAGGGTTTGGATAAATCGCTGGTACAAAGTACTCGGACATTTTACACTCTGGAGAGTACCGCGTTATTGATGGTTCTGGCATTACAATATGATGAAGAGGCCTTTATGGTCACTGAAATGGTTGGCGCTGCTGGGCAGGAAGTGCACGGGTTTCCGTTTATCATTTGCAAAGACCACTCATCTTCATAAACTTTCCCTAACCGTTTAGTCCGCTCATGACCGTATCCTGCCGTATCATGACATTGTCgtgtaaacataaacaagccctcGCCACAACTTTCGGTGCCACGAACACTTCCGGTCTTTCcacgactaaggacgctcggaaccagccaccatgcagaattatatctttcgcttttccgatttgttgaaaacgggaggcgtacacctttttgtgacagttgaaTTGCCACTTGTTGTTACTTTGTTTGCAACcattgttactttttttttgtcccccgAACAACTTCACTTTATTAAACTAAGTTGAACGAACTCGTCTGAACCAAGCAAGGGCGCTGTTTGGATCGTGCGTTTCAGTACGTTAAAAACATGACAGTACGTACAAAATTTCAAGATTGTTCAAATTAACCCAAAGCATAGTTTATCGGAGCTTTAATAAAGGACAGCCTATTAAGCAATGCCCTACGACAGCTACTCCTACATCGATTCATATGCCATTGATATGTCTCTATGGGAAAgagactttttttttagagtaCTGTAatcgtatttttattcgcgatgtattaattttcgcgaatttcgcgaccgctaaaaaatagCGAAAAATGGTATTCGAGAAACACAGCTTGCCGTTTATCCCGCGCAAGGAAATAGCCCTGgaaccgcgaaattaaatactcgcgaataattgcgcaaatgactgaatgcgtgattcgcgaaaattattacatcgcgaataaaaatactgTATATGCTTTATGAAACGACAAACAACTGAGAAGCAAAATAGAACAAGCAAATGAGTATAGTAAGGGCGTCCTTTCAACCAGATTCTTCAATGAGGAGTTTTTAAAAATTGATAAATAATAATCCGTCCAGCGGTCGTCATCTACAACGCATTTGATGTCTCACTCCAATGTAACTGCTCATTGCCACAAACACGTGAGCGCTTTACTTCATGCGTTtgtttaaggcggactcacttcttaagaaagtctatggggAACTTTTGTTAGCAGGGTTCCCGTAAACCcctctaaatttctacacgaaagAGGTGCAGGCGTATTCCCCTtgagtttatctagggaatgacacatttttgaaggcctgacgcgatccattgatttttggcgaattaaagtttgcCAAATTTTCAATCCATGGGAGTCCATGgggatgcaacaaaatcgctgcCCTCGGCACGCCCGGCCGCGATATTTGGGCCGAAATGGTGTCGTTCCCTAAGTGTCTGGGAATTGATtacaatcaacaaattcgacaagcttactgcagttttccagatccctgcgaatgaaaataatggttttgtcgtttgctagcatgttctgcacgctggcaCCGATTACATTTCTTCTGCGAGAGGCGgagaaaacaattttgcgacCGGGTGCAGCCAACCTCTCCGGAAGCGAACtttacctacactcttaaaaatgaacttcaccgcatagcacgctcctagccaaccatcatctcgagtgatatcgttatctgtcctgatttgttgagaacaggaggcgtacgcctttttatgacacttaaggcgtacgcctcccgatttcaacaaatcagggcgtacaacgatatcattcgaggttgtGGTtcgctatgagcgtgctatgcggtgaagttgatttctaagagtgtagatcgCATGAGTCCGCTTTAATTATTTTTTCGTTTACACTTCAGTTTTCATAGTGGGACTAACTTTCACAAGGTCATGTGACCAAGACATATCCAGAACGCGCGAACAAAGCAAAGAGTAATGTTCTGCTTGCCTGAACatggatgtcgtctgctacagtgcAGTAATCCAGGAGGCGCCACTGTCGAGGCGAAGGGAGAgaagcgtgtgtgtgtggggggggggggggtaaggagGAGTTGTCGGTACTTTGAATATTCAGGGACTTTACAGTTAGCGCCATATTGGCGCCATCTATATTGCGTAGAAGCATCGATCCATTCACGTCGTACCGCTTCCGCATGGCAGATCCCTGACCGTGAAGCCTTTCGATGTTACGCTGTTGAGGAGTTCTGTTATTGCAATCCATCTCGTTACATCCACGAAAGGGTTACTCGAAATCACATTGAGCAGCATCAAAATGCTACGGGAGTCCGCACCGCAGTCTTGTTTCTTGCGTAGTTCGCCCAGTCATTTTCTTCTCCTCGCGGGGCCCATACGCCGCTCTCCGATAACACGGTGCGCCAATCCTCGAGGAGGTCCGTACCATCGATACGCTATAGCGAAGCACATAGCGTCGCACATGCGCCAACGCCGTAGCTGGTATCGTATCGGAGACATCGGAGATGCTCTTGCGGATACCAGATTGGAGGAACAGCCGCTCTGTTAATTTGAATTTGTGGCTGCATGTCATCACTCGCTATGACTCCGTGAAACAGCAGGTCTCCCCCTTGGCTCCTACAAAACCCAAGCATTCACTAACATGGCCTTCAGGTGAACACATTGTCCACCGTGCCCACTAAACTTATAAGGCACCGTCCGCTTCTTATAGACTGTGTCGCAGGGGACGGGGATAAAGCGGTTGTCGTCGACAACGGCTCAGGTGAGAGGCTGTACTGTAGCTAGGAGCAGCAAAGCACCAACATTGTGCGGCCGATCGTCCTTGACCAGTGACGGCGTGAAATGACATGGAACCGCACACTCCCGAAAGAAGGTAAACTTATACTACAGGGTTTGCAAGAGAAATTACGGGTCCCGGGGATGGGTCATGCCCGCTCACCTCCTCTGTCACCCCCTCCACGTGTCTCGATAAAACAGTCAAAGTATTTCCTCTTTACATGATTACGACAGGTCTTGGGTCCCGCGGGCTCCGGCCCAGGTCCCGGCGCGCCATCCCCTGCTGCCCCACCATCTCGCCGTCTTTGCAATTATACACGGTGTGCAAGGGGTGCGGGCGAAAGATACTGTTGGTAAATGTAACGGTGCACTTTAATACACAAACTATTCGTATATAGTTAATAGTAAACGCTGAATAAGGTCACCCCATCCGGAAGTGCGACGGAGTAGGTATTGCTGGAGACTGCCTGCTGTCTGTCGGTATGGCGGGATACGCTGGGCCATTCACGAGAACGGGTACCTTGCTGACGGGCTCGATGCGTCGTGGTGCAGCTTTTTTGCTTCCAACTTCCACGCAGCCCCTAGGAACAAGTTTTGTAAGTATAACTTTCGAGCATTGCAATAAAAGCTGCAAGGAGGGAACCCTCAACCACCTCAAAACTCAAACCCTCAAACTTCAACCTACAAGGGAGGGAACCCTCGTGCACAAGTGAAAGCTATCGTTAAAGCGAGGCTGCGTGATGCATCGAAAGCGTCGCGCACCTCGCATGGAAGCGCATGGGAAACCTGCGGGTCCGCTGTCAAGGGCTTCCTGGTAACACAGAATAGCGGGTACGgcgtgtcattttttttttttttaatttgtgagCCTCTTCGCAACTCCCCTCGgaacgtgtcgcgaccccctgAAAGTCGCGACCCATAGTTTGAGAACTACTGGGTTACGCAATGCAGTAAACCCACTCATTATAACGAAACCGCTTTATTCGAAGTTTTACGTTGTCCCGGCTGAAGTGCATGCCTTTCGAGTCGGGTTACTTATTCAAAAGTGCTGCCAGCTGACTCCTCTTACAGCGAAGGGTATATACATATAGCGAAAGTATATGGCAAACCCAGTTcgtgtctttctctctctcttttgcacCTAAATTAAAAGACTGCAAAGGTGCTCATCAACAAGATCTGTTCCCCTTGTTTCGTGAATATTTGTTAGGAGCGCCGTGGTACTCCTGCGCGTCTCCGATGCTATGTCACTGTTTATCTAGGATTTTGCGCTTCTATCGAACTGTCACTCATATCGAGTTTTCACCCGGTCCCGTTCACTTTGTTGTAATGAAGCCTTACTCTCTCTCGTTGGCAGATTTCGTGAAAAATCAGTTACCTCGCGGTTTAAGGCATGAATTTGCAGCCAAATTGACAGACGAAAAGTATACCTACTTGGGAATGCTTTGCAAGGCTTGGAGCCTGATAATGGACTTGCGCTCTTCCCCGCGTCTTATGTCCGCGAAGTATTTCTCGTAGAAAGCCGTCAGAGAGACGATCTGATCTTGCACGTTCATAGCCAAGTATCGCATTGCTAGGAAGAACATCATGACGACACAGCAGCCAAGTGTAATATACACAGAGTATGACTTCACCTGGAATTTTAACAACATCAAGCAAactgttaatattggcagcaGGCATTTGAAAGCGTATTCCCCAAAGAATCCCAcacactgcaaattttatgtgcgacagaaATCTTTTTTGAATCATGACTGAAATCGCGGTGAAAAGACAGACGCGCGAGACGGCGCCTGGTGGGAAGCAATCgcccattcgtcgagcaacagtgttacatgtcccgAACCCTCAATCGGCTAAGTCATGGGCTAAGTAGCCAGTTTCTTGAACCTTCTTTAAAGAGTTTGTTTCAAGATAGTTGCTGACATATGTTCTCTCAAAATCTAGGAACATTGGTGCCATCGTGGAAAGCAGAACTGTCAGCAGAATCACCATGAGTCGCCCAagcaaaaatgcaccacgtccggCGAACCGGCGTGGTGATAgtagcggtccacagatgtcgctgtacgctCCCATTGTTATTGCCATGTTTATGTTCCCCGCCCTACATGGCGGGAACTGCGGAGTTCGTGTAGGGTCTTAGACACATTGCACGTAATATTAAATCTGAATTTTCTAAATGTGCGAGGTGGACCTGAACGAAATTTGAGGCGTTTGTATACTAAGCACCCGGGCTGTCAAATGAAATTTTATGCCAGCTGCTTTACAGTAACTTTAATTACCTGCGCCAATATGATATTCGTGCAGCTTCGGGTGTAGATTTTCTTCCATGCCTCCTGCTCGGTTATTTTGAGAGCATCCCAGCCACAAAAGCGATTACTAAGAACCGTCACCATGTCTTCATCGCCGTGACAGCAACAAGAAGCAGGGACAGAGCAGCGCTCGTAGCTGGGATTGGTGTGGGTGCAGTTGAAGTAGATGTTGTGGTTCCAGTCGTGATAGCCGCTGTCCGTAACGCCGCAACAGCGGTAATAGTACTGCATGAAGTCGATGAGCCTCATGAAGTCGTCGTTGTCTCGATAGTGCACGATCAGGTCCAAAGTCACGACGCTGTCCACATACTGCGGGAGAAGCTATAGTTGTACCGGAAGGATTTTATTGTCACGAGCGCCTGAAATCTGTTTGGTGTTTGGAAATCAAACGGATCCTTGCAGATAATCCTTTTTGAGGGGTAACACCTGAGGGGTACACGTGAGAGGTAAGACTTATTGAATGTTTACCTTTCTGCTCAGGTGGGGAATGGCAAATGCGAGAACCATCGCGAGCAAGCAAAGCACGACGAGCACGAACAAGGTCTTGCTGTAGAAAGTGAGCAGTTGAACGTTCTCTCGGAGGCCGCCGATGAAGCCCAGGGAGGAGACGGTGAAGACAATAATTCCGATGATCAGGAAGGGAATCTCCAGGTTCACGACGATCGTCATCAATACCGAAAGGAAATGAATCTCGTCCCAGCGAAGGTAAAGGCTATAACCCTGAGAGAAACAGCGGTGCAAGTCATGCGAGCTGAGGACGCAGCCTGATCGTCTGTAGAGAACAATTCTCCATGATCCAATCAGTACAGAAGAAAGCTTTGTGCGGTTGAATTATACATGGATGTTTTTACTTATAATGGCTGGGGGTATAATGCCGTACGTACAGTAAGGCGTTCGGTAAaactgaacctctgtatgcaataaggggataagttgacttatccccttgtagtatttttgctgcaatgacatcatGCCTgcaaaagaaaatttaggaccaatattgGCTCGCTAGCGggaaggagggggaggggggagggggagggatAAGGAACGGGAAATgcgtgtgtgtcaatgggacggacagtCAGATCAGGCACCTTTTCTACAAATgcatacaaatggtgtagcttaaacTTTGCTGCGATGCAGATATGaactgagttgtttgaattcacGAACTTCAACTtccactctaaaaaaaaaaatgttatctTTACCTCACGCGATCGTGTCAGCAGTGTTTTTGAGCGTTGTAATAggaaaacgtgtgcactaaTCTAGTAAGTCATATTACGCTGGCCATCTAAGACATtcttttcaagattgtgctcctTAAGCAGCACGATAATCCCAATCCTTGCTGCTCCACTACACAAAGGTTACTTAACCCTACCTGACACCACCATTAAGGCACTCTGTATTCCTGTTCTATCCGGCGTTGTGGTTGTATGGAGAATGTTTACAGTTACTTTGATACTCACAGATATTGTGACATCGCCTCCGGCCACGATCATCAGGAGGAGGTTGACGATGATGAGTGGATAGCGAAGAAGGGGATTCACGTCAATCATGGGCGGAGGCTCCGCTGCCGTCatcattgttgttgttctcaTAGTTCTGAAAACTAGCATTATTAGCTAGGTTTTAAAAAGCTCTTTTCAATGCCGCATTCGGCTGCGCCTTATGCAGGCTAAAGCCGACGTTTTTTCCCCCACCGAGAGAAAGGAAGTACATAGCACAGTGCGCTATTGAATAGTTTCCAAAGATTTTGAGGTCGTTATACACACCAAGAATTATACTCACTATTTGGCTGATATTTCCTCTACAGGAACGTCTACACAGGTTGGGCAAAGCTACGCTCGTGCAGCGGGAACAGATTACGGTGGATACTTCTTCTTCTAGACAGTACTACTTCGTGTGGCACAGCCTAACAAACAAAGGGCAATATGGTTACTTCTTCTTATTACAAGACATTTCTTCACCAGAGGTCGCCAGTGTTGTCGCCAATCAATTGATTAGAAACATTTTATTCGATTCTAAGCAATCTACAGGATTTACGGCCAGGGTAGGAAActgcaaaaaatatatatacgtTTTTCATTTGGTTCACAGACCAACACCTTTTATTCTCTGGGCAGCACATCTGAAATCGATGCTGGATAaggattttatttttcttcatctATTGTAAAATATCTTCTGCAGCATCCCGTGGTTTCCTTATCTTGCATGATTTCCCTATACTGGGAGATCGTTGACTCACCCACACTGCATTCAACAGACACAAGCCACACAACCACCAATGTCCTAGGGTATCCCAGACTGATCCCCACGTTCTGATTCATTCTGGATGGGTTACCTTTAGAACGTTACAAAATATCGAGAAACGTCCTAGGATAATTGAATGATGACATCGCTTCGAAGACATCCGCGCATAAATGAAACCATGCCCGCGACAACCAGTGAGATTGGCCGTGCCAGCACAGAGCTCGTGGGTTGTCa contains:
- the LOC135398039 gene encoding tetraspanin-33-like encodes the protein MRTTTMMTAAEPPPMIDVNPLLRYPLIIVNLLLMIVAGGDVTISGYSLYLRWDEIHFLSVLMTIVVNLEIPFLIIGIIVFTVSSLGFIGGLRENVQLLTFYSKTLFVLVVLCLLAMVLAFAIPHLSRKYVDSVVTLDLIVHYRDNDDFMRLIDFMQYYYRCCGVTDSGYHDWNHNIYFNCTHTNPSYERCSVPASCCCHGDEDMVTVLSNRFCGWDALKITEQEAWKKIYTRSCTNIILAQVKSYSVYITLGCCVVMMFFLAMRYLAMNVQDQIVSLTAFYEKYFADIRRGEERKSIIRLQALQSIPKGCVEVGSKKAAPRRIEPVSKVPVLVNGPAYPAIPTDSRQSPAIPTPSHFRMG